Genomic segment of Poecile atricapillus isolate bPoeAtr1 chromosome 8, bPoeAtr1.hap1, whole genome shotgun sequence:
TCTATAGAATCAGTAAATAAATTTTTGTCCATCAGAAGACTGGACCATCAACAGAGTATCTTAGTGGTTTAATATTACCTTTGAGAGTCCTAAAATTGTGGAACATTTGGTGATTCCTCAAATCCgtgtttattttacagttttaagACCATAATCTCTTACATTGATGAGCAGTTTGAGCGATACCTGCATGATGAGAGTGGATTGAACAGAAGGCATATCATAGATAATCGAGTTCATTGCTGTTTCTATTTCATTTCACCATTTGGTCATGGGTAGgtgtttctgccttttttttttttttctttttttttccacattattttattttagagagTTGGTTTGTGCCTGTTGACTTAAATTTTCAGAATCAGGTTGCCACTACTTGAGCAACTGCTATAACTGCTGACATTAATTGGCTGTGTTCTTTCTGTCTGTGTAAAGAGAGGTATTTATGTTGGAGTGAAAATAAATTGGTAATTTAGAGTAaaaattttccatattttaattttagccTTAAGCCTCTGGATGTTGAGTTTATGAAGGCCATACACAACAAAGTAAATATTGTACCAGTGATTGCAAAAGCTGATACACTTTCTCTGAAAGAGCGagagagactaaagaaaaggGTGAGTGATTTCCCTTTTGTGCTTGGTGTTGTGCTTTGGCTGTGGCAGGATGGTGGCTGTAGAGAGGCATTCTCATTAACCTTACTCTGTCCTAGCTGAGGAAAATATAATCTCATGCACAGTGTAGCATCACTTAATATGTAGTTTGATGtcttgtaaattattttatgatgTATTTAACTGAGAAATTATTCTTAGAATATTGTTTGCAAAATAGCAATCTGGCTACATTTACAATTAGATTATGAGTGAATTTTGAAactttggaaaaatatttaaatacattttctgatGATAATTGCTCTGTTACTTGTTTCATCAGTCCCAAAGCAGATATAGTATCTGCATATAgaatatgtatatgtgtatttgttttttttacctGGACAGAATTCTGATggttaaaaaatgggattttcagaGATGTTTCTGATTTTGaggttgtttttcttcccctaTGTCACTCCTTCTAAAGCATTCCAGTTCTGTCTTCCAGAGGCAAGACTTTTTAACACATTCAGTTGTGCATTTGCACAATGGAGGAGGTGGGATTCAACAAACCATCATGAGCTAATAACAGCTATGAAGTTTAGAAAGAAGTGTTAGAATTAACTTGTCAGAGGCATGCTCCAGTCTTAGCTCTTGCATTGAAAACTTTATGATTTTTTTGTCAGTTATTCTGAAAATCCTTATAGCTATCTTACCCAATCAGGGATAAAAATAGAGATTTTATATATAGAGTACTCTAATAGGTATGTATAGAGTGCTAGAATTCtacagaaataaagatttttcttttttaaagagcaaaatttggggtctgtgggaaATGGATTCCTGCTGCAGATAGCATTACTGTcatgaagaaaaaagtatttcttgtGTCTATATCTCATTTTTTCAAACACTCCCACCTCTATCCCTCAAGTAGTAATTCAGAAATAAGAGCAAGGAGATTCAGCTTAGAAAGCAAGTATGACTTGTGAGTCAATGCTTTTATTCTTACCAAAAAAATTGCGAAGGTTTATCAAAACACTAATAATTTTTCCACAAAGGACAAAGTTTTTGTGAACACTGTTGTTTGTCTGTAAGTCTGTGGCAAGTAGTTTTTGTCTATCATGAAGAAATATGGCATTTAAAACCAAATCCTGATTGAGTGATTTGGATCAGTAAGATAAATCCAGATTTCTTTATAGACTGTGTATTAAGTAATTTTATGCTAGGATTTAAAAGTACTGATTCTACATGTATATTATATTGATTTCTTTTATTGCGTATCTCAGATTCTGGATGAAATAGAAGAGCATGGCATCAAGATTTATCACCTGCCTGATGCTGAATCAGATGAGGATGAAGATTTTAAAGAGCAGACCAGACTCCTGAAGGTGTGACTGGTTTAATAGGTTACATACATGGATAATATATTGTAATTTTTCAGATCACTCAGATGACTTTAGAACAAAGCCTACAATGCAACCTGGAGTGAGTCACTGTCTCTGCCCAGGCTTCCCTAGCCTGGAAGATGGTGGCAGcaattacttttatttattttacaccTTTAATTTAAAAGAGTTATGAACTTATTACCATAATATGCAGTGCTGAGGAGAGCAAGAGTTGTTCTTGGAGTTGTTTGTCCTGGTTCATTATAAGTAACTTTTGCACTTTTGGCTTTCAGGCCAGCATTCCATTTTGTGTAGTGGGGTCCAATCAGCTCATTGAAGCAAAAGGTAAAAAAGTTAGAGGTCGTCTCTACCCATGGGGTGTAGTTGAAGTGGAGAATCCAGAGCATAATGACTTCCTGAAGCTGAGGACCATGCTAATGTAAGTTAGAAAATTCCTGTTAAATAGTTGTTTAGAAAACAATCACCAAGATAATCAAGCACTACACTGGGGGCTTGCAGCAGTTGTGTAATCCCTGGGCACATTCAGAATTTGTGTGGGGAAGGGCATGAGCAGTCTTGACCTAGCTGAGCTAGGCCTAGTCAGGGATTGGACTATGCAGGACCCATAGGTTCTCTCCGATCTGAATTACTCAGTGAAAATAATGATTTGTCTGATTCTTTTGTCCAATGTAGTGTTGCATTGTTACTCAGATCCCCTGGAATATAAAACAGGTTGTGTTTATTTCAATGTATCTATAAGTAGATACACTTGCAAGGGAGCAGACTTGAAAAGCtggttgttttggttgtttttttttcctggtctttGTTACTCTGTTTTGCCTCCTCAGCTTCATCAAAGGCCTCGCCCAGGAGTAGAGCTTCTGCCAGGGCAGTCTCACAGCTGGGTGATCTCTCTGAGTCCTTTATTGCACCAATTTAACTgaaattagattttaaattatGTATGCTAAGTGGGCATGCATGCTGAGGACATTGATCCAAGACAGTGCCCAATGTGAGAGTTGCTTAAGCAAACTGATgtgacacagagatgttttattttttaattacttttcttcCTCCAGCACCCATATGCAAGACCTTCAGGAGGTGACCCAGGATCTTCACTATGAGAACTTCCGCTCTGAGAGGCTCAAACGAGGCAACAGGTTGTCATCTCATGGTTACAAGCTGCTTCTCCCTCTCCTGAATTTGTATTTTGCTCTCTCTGTGTCTACCATTGCATTGCTAGGGTTTGGTAGACCAAGGGCAGCTCTGTAACTCCAGTCAATATCATTCTACTGACCACTTTACAAAGAGtgtaacaaaaaatatttggtgAATCTGAAGAGACAGTTGTGGAGTCAGGGAGTTGTGAGAATAGATCTGTGCTTTTGTCTGAGGCTTAAACACAGTTGGATTGGAATGTTGAAGGTATTAAGTAGGACAGATGCCTGTGATAAATgtcttaaaaatatgaaaattagaTCAGAGCGGATATCTTAAAAAGTGTGTGGGTTTCTTTCAGAATTAACAGCTGGAATATTTGGATTGGGCCTTTAAAAAGAGATGATTGAATTTTTTTGCAATGCTTTATTAAACATGACATACATAAATAGTAGCAGTCACAGGGTAATGGCTGTTAGCCCTGTTTtgagctgggctggagagggcacagcTTTCCTGGAAAGAGAACTGGGCAAAACATTGTACATTTTTAAGTACAACAGCAGGGTCTGTAAAGATGAGTTGGTGAGTTGTTGTGGGAACCTGTGTGTTTCCTGGTTTAGGTGTTCCAGCTGCATCTCTTCTTATAGCCACTAGAGGGTTCCAAATTGCACATTTTGGGGGCTTTAGGGCATTTTGCAAAAGTTTCCCCATCTTGCTGTTGACAGAGATTTTGTCACATGTCTGGTCAGTTTTCAGCAAAAGGCGTTTTCCTTTTGCAGTTTCATGCCTGTAGCATTTGCCTACAGGCAACATAAAATGCTCTTCTCTCCTAACTTTAAATCCTGCTTTCTGAAATTCAAGGTAAAAGTCTCCAAACTTCCCAAGTTCTGGAGCCTCTTATCCAACAGGTGTGTACAAAGGCCTTAGAAGTAATGTGACTTAAGGTCATCCAATTCTTAGAGGATTTCAAGTTGCTGTTTAATTTGGTATGTGAAACTAAAACATCTTTTTGTATCTTTTCTAGTTAAGTGGCCCGTGTATCTTTGCTTTCACATTTCTGAAGTGGTGCTAGAATGTAGTTAGGTTTACTGTAAGTGAGGGTAGATTTCATATGAATTTATTTCAAGAAGCTTGCACTTCTGCTACCAGGAGTGCTTGACAAGAGA
This window contains:
- the SEPTIN2 gene encoding septin-2, which codes for MSKQQPAQFTNPETPGYVGFANLPNQVHRKSVKKGFEFTLMVVGESGLGKSTLINSLFLTDLYPERIIPGAADKIERTVQIEASTVEIEERGVKLRLTVVDTPGYGDAINCRDCFKTIISYIDEQFERYLHDESGLNRRHIIDNRVHCCFYFISPFGHGLKPLDVEFMKAIHNKVNIVPVIAKADTLSLKERERLKKRILDEIEEHGIKIYHLPDAESDEDEDFKEQTRLLKASIPFCVVGSNQLIEAKGKKVRGRLYPWGVVEVENPEHNDFLKLRTMLITHMQDLQEVTQDLHYENFRSERLKRGNRKIEDEEVNKDKILLEKEAELRRMQEMIARMQAQMQMQMQSGEGDSTAVHGHHV